A window from Felis catus isolate Fca126 chromosome B1, F.catus_Fca126_mat1.0, whole genome shotgun sequence encodes these proteins:
- the LOC109499346 gene encoding 60S ribosomal protein L15-like, producing MSESFYWTRVPCGGHKRPVPKGGTYGKPVLHEVIQLKFAQSLQPVTEERAGCHCGTLRVLNSCWVSEDSTYKFFEIILIDPFRKAIRRKPDTQWINKPVHKLRKMERLTSEDHESHGLGQFYHTIGGFHYEE from the coding sequence ATGTCTGAGTCCTTTTATTGGACTCGTGTGCCATGTGGTGGCCACAAACGCCCAGTCCCTAAGGGTGGGACCTATGGCAAGCCTGTCCTTCATGAGGTTATCCAGCTAAAGTTTGCCCAAAGCCTTCAGCCTGTCACAGAGGAGAGAGCTGGATGCCATTGTGGGACTCTGAGAGTCCTGAATTCTTGCTGGGTTAGTgaagattccacatacaaattcTTTGAGATTATCCTCATTGATCCATTCCGTAAAGCTATCAGAAGAAAGCCTGACACCCAGTGGATCAACAAACCAGTCCACAAGCTCAGGAAGATGGAAAGGCTGACATCTGAAGACCATGAGAGCCACGGCCTTGGACAGTTCTATCACACCATTGGTGGTTTTCACTATGAGGAATAG
- the TCIM gene encoding transcriptional and immune response regulator yields MKARQSHQATITMSTSLRVSPSIHGYHFDTASRKKAVANIFENIDQESLQRLFKNSGDKKAEERAKIIFAIDQDLEEKTRALMALKKRTKDKLFQFLKLRKYSIKVH; encoded by the coding sequence ATGAAAGCAAGGCAAAGCCACCAAGCCACCATCACCATGTCCACCTCGCTGCGAGTGAGCCCTTCCATCCACGGCTATCACTTCGATACAGCCTCGCGGAAGAAAGCTGTGGCCAACATCTTTGAAAACATAGACCAAGAATCTCTACAGAGACTTTTCAAAAACTCTGGGGACAAGAAAGCGGAGGAGAGAGCTAAGATCATATTTGCCATAGATCAAGATCTGGAGGAGAAAACACGAGCCCTGATGGCCCTGAAGAAGAGGACGAAAGACAAGCTTTTCCAATTTCTGAAACTGCGGAAATATTCCATCAAAGTTCACTGA